In the Nitrospinota bacterium genome, TTAATATTATAATGTGTGTGGTTTTAGGTTGAATTACAACTTAATATCTTAGAAACAAAATCTATTTTTGCCATGAATACTGAATCTCTATACTCATTTTGCCTGGAAGCCTTGCGTCAGGATTCTGAACTGGTGCAAATGCACATGAAAGTGCTTGAAGAAATGGTGCGCATAGACAGCCGTAGTTTTGGTGTCAATGAGTTTGCGGGGGATAGAACCACTCCCAGTGATATGCATGAAATTCTGGAATGTGCTCGTGACTATCTATTGGGGATAGGTATGTCAAAAGTTAAAATAAATGATTCTCCCTCCAGCAGCTCCTTCCCGATTTTGATGGCTGAAAAGTTTGTGTCCGAATCGAAACCTACTGTTCTTTTTTATGCGCATCTTGATAAGCAACCTTATATGGATGATGAACGTTTTGAAAAGTGGGGCGGTATACCACCAACTCAATTGAGGTGGAATGAAGACCGTTCCAGGGCATATGGGCGTGGAGCCGCCGATGATTTGAGCGGAGTTGTTTCAATTGGTATGGCGATCGATGCCCTGTTCAAGTATTTAAGTGAAAAGCAACCGGCAGATAACTGGGAAGAATCACTTCCATGTAATATCAAGATAATCTATGAAACTGAGGAAGAAAGCGGTTCTCATAGCTTAATAGACCAGATTTGTGAAAATAAGGATTTTTTTAAGGGAGTTCACTGTGTTGTCATTACTGATGTGGTGAATCCAGCGCAAGGAAAGCCGGGTCTTACTACTTCCTTGCGAGGTGTTATCCAGATGGATGTGACATTGAAATCAGACGGTGTGCAACCAGATATCGATGAGCAAACAGCTCTTTACAAGTTAATCGCAACTTTAATAAGAACGGATCATTCTTTGCGAATTGAAAAGATAGCAAATATGGATCAGCCTGTTACGGATTTTGAACGGGAAGGGTATTCAAAGGTTCCGACTTCTGTGTTGGCTTTGAGAGAAAGCGCCGGTTTGCTTCCAGGTACACGGCTTACAGTTTCAGAAGATATTCCTTCAATGCTGATTGCACAATTGAGGACCTCGTTTGCAAATGCCCGACCGGGACAC is a window encoding:
- a CDS encoding M20/M25/M40 family metallo-hydrolase; the encoded protein is MNTESLYSFCLEALRQDSELVQMHMKVLEEMVRIDSRSFGVNEFAGDRTTPSDMHEILECARDYLLGIGMSKVKINDSPSSSSFPILMAEKFVSESKPTVLFYAHLDKQPYMDDERFEKWGGIPPTQLRWNEDRSRAYGRGAADDLSGVVSIGMAIDALFKYLSEKQPADNWEESLPCNIKIIYETEEESGSHSLIDQICENKDFFKGVHCVVITDVVNPAQGKPGLTTSLRGVIQMDVTLKSDGVQPDIDEQTALYKLIATLIRTDHSLRIEKIANMDQPVTDFEREGYSKVPTSVLALRESAGLLPGTRLTVSEDIPSMLIAQLRTSFANARPGHRVSGSVIFGAAGARLIFPDISDPEKFQKRLKIILAEHNRFNLEIKTDLISENPLTIDILLRSAEKDPHSGVNGGPVPIPELQLACMIDELISNEGHWHPRLEELRTKKVKMMQVESLKVDHDFLVHRYDEKSARSLVEIRLAPGNNELQANEALRSYLEENVLPGFTLDILADKGASPWMTEIKHPVFPLILDSLEKGFGEKACLYGCGGTIPFVAKLMHALGNVHPLCLGAYDPEARMHEPGESLSMPDLLGCTRSIILFLSRVDKIYK